Proteins encoded in a region of the Canis lupus dingo isolate Sandy chromosome 17, ASM325472v2, whole genome shotgun sequence genome:
- the USP39 gene encoding LOW QUALITY PROTEIN: U4/U6.U5 tri-snRNP-associated protein 2 (The sequence of the model RefSeq protein was modified relative to this genomic sequence to represent the inferred CDS: inserted 1 base in 1 codon), which translates to MSGRSKRESRGSTRGKRESESRGSSGRVKREREXEREAEAPSSRGSPVRVKREVEPVSAREAPTPVVPAVRVKREREVDEDSEPEREVRAKNGRVDSEDRRSRHCPYLDTINRSVLDFDFEKLCSISLSHINAYACLVCGKYFQGRGLKSHAYIHSVQFSHHVFLNLHTLKFYCLPDNYEIIDSSLEDITYVLKPTFTKQQIANLDKQAKLSRAYDGTTYLPGIVGLNNIKANDYANAVLQALSNVPPLRNYFLEEDNYKNIKRPPGDIMFLLVQRFGELMRKLWNPRNFKAHVSPHEMLQAVVLCSKKTFQITKQGDGVDFLSWFLNALHSALGGTKKKKKTIVTDVFQGSMRIFTKKLPHPDLPAEEKEQLLHNDEYQETMVESTFMYLTLDLPTAPLYKDEKEQLIIPQVPLFNILAKFNGITEKEYKTYKENFLKRFQLTKLPPYLIFCIKRFTKNNFFVEKNPTIVNFPITNVDLREYLSEEVQAVHKNTTYDLIANIVHDGKPSEGSYRIHVLHHGTGKWYELQDLQVTDILPQMITLSEAYIQIWKRRDNDETNQQGA; encoded by the exons ATGTCTGGGCGATCCAAGCGTGAATCTCGTGGTTCTACCCGCGGCAAGCGCGAGTCCGAGTCGCGGGGCAGCTCGGGTCGCGTcaagcgggagcggg cggagCGGGAAGCCGAGGCGCCGAGCTCCCGGGGCAGTCCAGTGCGTGTGAAGCGGGAGGTCGAGCCGGTGAGCGCGCGCGAGGCCCCGACGCCAGTCGTCCCGGCTGTGCGGGTGAAGCGGGAGCGCGAGGTGGACGAGGACTCTGAGCCTGAGCGGGAGGTGCGAG CAAAGAATGGCCGTGTGGATTCTGAGGATCGGAGGAGCCGCCATTGCCCGTACTTGGATACCATTAACAG GAGTGTGCTGGACTTTGACTTTGAGAAACTATGTTCCATCTCCCTCTCACATATCAATGCATATGCCTGTCTGGTGTGTGGCAAGTACTTTCAGG GCCGAGGTTTGAAGTCTCATGCCTATATTCACAGTGTCCAGTTTAGCCATCATGTCTTCCTCAACCTCCACACTCTCAAGTTTTACTGCCTTCCAGACAACTATGAGATCATCGATTCTTCCCTGGAGGATATCACA tATGTGTTGAAGCCCACTTTCACAAAGCAGCAGATTGCAAACTTGGACAAGCAAGCCAAACTCTCCCGGGCATATGATGGTACTACTTACCTGCCAGGTATTGTGGGCCTGAATAACATAAAGGCCAACGACTACGCCAACGCTGTCCTTCAG GCTTTGTCTAATGTTCCTCCTCTACGGAACTACTTCTTGGAAGAAGATAATTATAAGAACATCAAGCGTCCTCCGGGGGATATCATGTTCTTGTTGGTCCAGCGTTTTGGAGAGCTGATGAGAAAGCTCTGGAACCCTCGAAATTTCAAGGCACATGTCTCTCCCCATGAGATGCTTCAGGCTGTTGTCCTTTGCAGCAAGAAGACTTTTCAGATCACCAAGCAAG gGGATGGAGTTGACTTCCTGTCCTGGTTTCTGaatgctctgcactcagctctggggggtacaaagaagaaaaagaaga CTATTGTGACTGATGTTTTCCAGGGGTCTATGAGGATCTTCACTAAAAAGCTTCCTCATCCTGATCTG ccagcagaagaaaaagagcagCTGCTGCATAATGATGAATACCAGGAGACAATGGTGGAGTCCACCTTCATGTACCTGACACTCGATCTCCCTACTGCTCCCCTCTACAAGGATGAGAAGGAGCAGCTCATTATCCCTCAGGTGCCGCTCTTCAACATCCTGGCCAAGTTCAACGGTATCACTGAGAAG GAATATAAGACCTACAAGGAGAACTTTCTAAAGCGCTTCCAGCTCACCAAGCTCCCTCCATATCTCATCTTTTGTATTAAGAGATTCACTAAAAACAATTTCTTTGTGGAGAAGAATCCAACTATTGTCAACTTCCCTATTAC AAATGTGGATCTGAGAGAATACTTGTCTGAAGAAGTACAAGCAGTGCACAAGAATACTACCTATGACCTCATTGCCAACATTGTACACGACGGCAAGCCCTCGGAGGGCTCCTACCGGATCCACGTGCTTCATCAC GGGACGGGCAAATGGTATGAATTACAAGACTTGCAGGTGACTGACATCCTTCCCCAGATGATCACGCTCTCGGAGGCTTATATTCAG ATTTGGAAGAGGCGAGATAATGATGAAACCAACCAGCAGGGGGCTTGA